A window from Rhizosphaericola mali encodes these proteins:
- a CDS encoding efflux RND transporter permease subunit yields MNKLIRAIIGFSLKNKYFILFATVTMLVAGVITFKNMPIEAFPDVTNTEITVITQWPGRSAEEVEKYVTIPIEIALNPVQKKTSLRSSTIFGLSFVKLIFDDGVQDQEARIQVNSLLPNADLPDNVSPSVQPPTGPTGEIFRYTLKSSFRDVRELKTIQDWVVDRQLKEVPGVADVTAFGGEVKTFEVRVDPGKLSSLDISALDVYNAIQKSNINIGGDVINKNNQAYVVRGIGLLDNINEIKNIIISNNNGVPLLVKDVAEIVISNQPRLGHVSRADAVIKNGKRTIVDQDDVVEAIIVMRKGENPTKVVQAIKEKIDYLNSMVLPKDTKIIPFYDREDLIDFATHTVLHNLCEGLILVTLLVSLFMFNWRTTVIVATIIPLALLFAFICLSLKGMSANLLSLGAVDFGIIIDGAVVMVEGMFVVLSTEAEHRGMDRFNKMTKLGMIKKNGGNLGTAIFYSKLIIITGLLPIFSFQKVEGKMFSPLAWTLGFALLGALIFTLTLVPVLISILLRKNVREKHNPIVHFLTGIMLKGFRYTYKRKKVVIPIALVVMVVGLYAFRSLGSEFLPEMDEGSIYIRAQLPYSVSLEKSTKVAEILRDKLMAFPQVTKVVAQTGRPDDGTDVAGFYNNEFNVMLQPEEDWSPKITKDELIQEMNKSLSTIPGVDLNFSQPISDNVEEAVSGVKGAICMKIYGDSLDYMESQVKKVYKILRTVDGIADLGVIQNIGQPELDINLDQNKMALYGVETADANAVVETAIGGKAASTLYEGIKKFDIRLRFPEQYRSSIEDIGNIMVPTNTGLKVPIKEIATITEKTGACLIFRDNNERYAALKFSIRDRDMGSAIEEAMAKTNKEIKLKKGYTMVWQGDFENQTRATKRLAQVVPVSLLLIFLLLYMMFGDFKDAGLVFLNVPFAIVGGIMALHITGTNFSISAGIGFICLFGICIQDGVLLIEIFKHNLEQIKGQKNPLYSAIRLGVFSRIRPVMMTALMAAIGLLPAALSHGIGSESSRPLARVIIGGILCAMLFSLLVFPLIFGWAYRKIDTKNS; encoded by the coding sequence ATGAATAAATTAATTAGAGCGATTATAGGCTTTTCCTTAAAGAACAAATATTTCATTTTGTTTGCAACGGTAACTATGTTAGTCGCAGGTGTTATCACATTTAAAAATATGCCCATTGAGGCATTTCCAGATGTAACGAATACGGAGATTACTGTCATTACTCAATGGCCAGGAAGAAGTGCCGAAGAGGTGGAGAAATACGTTACTATACCTATTGAAATCGCATTAAATCCTGTACAAAAAAAGACAAGTCTTCGTTCTTCAACTATTTTTGGATTGTCTTTTGTAAAGCTCATTTTTGATGATGGTGTACAAGATCAAGAAGCTCGTATTCAGGTAAATAGTTTATTACCTAATGCTGATCTGCCAGATAATGTATCTCCTTCTGTACAGCCGCCAACTGGTCCAACAGGGGAAATTTTTAGATATACATTAAAAAGTTCCTTTCGTGATGTACGTGAACTAAAAACGATTCAAGATTGGGTAGTAGATCGTCAATTAAAGGAGGTTCCGGGTGTTGCTGATGTTACAGCTTTCGGTGGTGAGGTAAAGACATTTGAAGTAAGAGTTGATCCTGGTAAATTGTCTAGTTTGGACATCTCTGCATTAGACGTTTACAATGCTATTCAAAAAAGTAATATTAATATAGGTGGGGATGTTATCAACAAAAATAATCAGGCATACGTAGTAAGAGGTATTGGATTACTGGACAACATAAATGAAATAAAAAATATCATTATTTCTAATAATAATGGTGTGCCATTGTTGGTAAAAGATGTTGCAGAAATTGTTATTTCCAATCAGCCAAGATTAGGACATGTTAGTCGTGCAGACGCTGTAATAAAAAATGGAAAACGTACGATCGTTGATCAAGATGACGTTGTTGAAGCGATTATTGTAATGCGTAAGGGTGAAAATCCAACTAAAGTTGTACAAGCAATTAAAGAAAAAATAGATTATTTGAATTCAATGGTATTACCAAAAGATACCAAAATAATTCCTTTCTATGATCGTGAAGATCTGATTGATTTTGCAACACATACGGTATTGCATAATTTGTGTGAAGGCTTGATATTAGTAACGCTTTTGGTTTCCTTATTCATGTTTAACTGGCGCACCACAGTTATAGTTGCGACTATTATACCTTTAGCATTGTTATTCGCGTTTATATGTCTGAGTTTAAAAGGTATGTCAGCTAATTTACTATCCTTAGGTGCAGTTGACTTTGGGATTATTATTGATGGTGCGGTGGTCATGGTGGAAGGTATGTTTGTCGTATTGAGTACAGAAGCAGAGCATCGAGGGATGGATCGTTTTAATAAAATGACTAAGCTCGGTATGATCAAAAAGAATGGAGGTAATCTTGGTACTGCGATTTTTTATTCCAAATTAATCATCATTACAGGTCTTTTGCCAATATTCTCTTTCCAAAAAGTTGAAGGTAAAATGTTTTCGCCATTAGCGTGGACATTGGGATTTGCATTGTTGGGAGCATTGATTTTTACTTTGACACTTGTTCCTGTTTTGATCAGCATTTTATTGAGAAAAAATGTACGTGAAAAACATAATCCAATTGTCCATTTCTTGACAGGGATTATGCTAAAAGGATTCCGATATACATACAAAAGAAAAAAGGTCGTCATCCCAATTGCATTAGTAGTTATGGTGGTTGGTCTGTATGCCTTTAGATCTTTAGGGTCGGAATTTTTACCAGAAATGGACGAAGGCTCTATTTACATAAGAGCGCAATTACCTTATAGTGTTTCTTTGGAGAAATCAACTAAAGTGGCGGAAATTTTACGCGATAAATTAATGGCGTTTCCTCAAGTTACCAAAGTCGTGGCACAAACTGGACGCCCAGATGATGGTACAGACGTTGCTGGTTTTTACAACAATGAATTCAATGTAATGTTGCAACCGGAGGAAGACTGGAGCCCTAAAATTACTAAGGATGAATTGATACAAGAAATGAATAAATCTTTATCTACGATTCCTGGAGTTGATCTCAACTTCTCACAACCAATTTCGGATAATGTGGAGGAGGCAGTATCTGGAGTTAAAGGTGCTATCTGTATGAAAATTTATGGAGATTCATTGGACTATATGGAAAGTCAAGTAAAGAAAGTCTATAAAATTTTGCGTACTGTAGATGGTATTGCCGATCTAGGAGTTATCCAAAATATCGGACAACCTGAATTGGATATCAACTTGGATCAAAATAAAATGGCGCTCTATGGCGTAGAAACGGCAGATGCAAATGCGGTTGTAGAAACAGCAATTGGTGGTAAAGCTGCGTCTACTTTGTATGAGGGTATCAAAAAATTTGATATTCGTTTGAGATTTCCAGAACAATATCGTAGTTCTATTGAAGATATTGGTAATATCATGGTGCCAACTAATACTGGCTTAAAAGTGCCGATAAAAGAAATAGCGACAATTACAGAAAAAACGGGGGCTTGTTTAATCTTTAGAGACAACAACGAAAGGTATGCAGCTTTGAAATTTTCTATTCGTGATCGTGATATGGGAAGCGCAATCGAAGAAGCTATGGCAAAAACCAATAAAGAAATCAAGTTGAAAAAGGGCTACACTATGGTTTGGCAAGGCGATTTTGAAAACCAAACACGTGCTACAAAAAGATTGGCACAAGTAGTTCCAGTGAGTTTGTTATTGATATTCTTATTATTGTATATGATGTTTGGAGATTTCAAGGATGCTGGTTTAGTATTTTTGAATGTTCCATTTGCCATTGTTGGAGGTATCATGGCTTTGCACATTACGGGAACCAATTTTAGTATTTCTGCAGGTATCGGATTTATCTGTTTGTTTGGAATTTGTATTCAAGATGGAGTGTTATTGATAGAAATATTTAAACACAACCTAGAACAAATAAAAGGGCAGAAAAACCCACTATATTCTGCGATTAGATTGGGTGTATTTTCCAGAATTAGACCCGTAATGATGACTGCATTAATGGCTGCAATCGGCTTATTGCCAGCGGCCTTATCACACGGAATTGGTTCTGAAAGTAGTCGACCATTGGCGAGGGTTATCATTGGTGGTATTCTTTGTGCAATGTTATTTTCTCTATTGGTATTCCCATTGATATTTGGATGGGCATATAGAAAAATAGATACCAAAAACAGTTAA
- a CDS encoding efflux RND transporter periplasmic adaptor subunit — translation MLYNFLKNTVLISATVFSLFSCKSKPKDKTADAPYTIPDSLLKTIDFDTAKMIQRMDAVTLTGMVDYNQDNVVRIYPQVSGNISNMRVMLGDYVKAGQVLGTIRSSDVADLNSSLINAQANLSLAKKSLDAAKSLFKSGLSSQTDLATAENNYQQAQSELNRVEQVLKINAVGGKTGDVSIIKAPISGFVVEKFVSNNTFIRSDNSNPLFTISDLKNVWVMANVYESSIQDVRKGDKAEVTTLAYPDRVFNGTISEVMNVLDPNSKVLKIKIVLPNTDYKLKPQMFTTVSVIQNEGGEALAIPSKSLVFDNSQYYVLIYKGKNDIKITPVSVGTTVGGYTYIKSGVQPGDVVIATQALLLYQELNG, via the coding sequence ATGCTTTATAACTTTTTAAAAAATACAGTTCTTATCAGTGCGACAGTGTTCTCCTTATTTTCTTGTAAATCCAAACCTAAGGATAAGACTGCTGATGCACCATATACAATACCTGATTCTTTATTGAAAACAATTGATTTCGATACTGCAAAAATGATTCAAAGGATGGATGCCGTCACTTTGACAGGTATGGTAGATTATAATCAAGATAATGTAGTGCGTATTTATCCTCAAGTGAGTGGTAATATATCCAATATGCGTGTGATGTTAGGTGACTATGTAAAAGCAGGACAAGTGTTAGGAACCATTCGGAGCTCTGATGTGGCAGATTTGAATTCAAGTTTGATCAATGCGCAAGCTAATTTATCTCTAGCAAAAAAGTCGTTGGATGCAGCAAAATCCTTATTCAAAAGTGGATTAAGTTCCCAGACCGATTTAGCAACTGCCGAAAATAATTATCAACAAGCACAATCTGAATTAAACAGAGTAGAGCAGGTTTTAAAAATCAATGCAGTAGGAGGTAAGACTGGAGATGTGTCTATAATAAAAGCTCCTATCAGTGGATTTGTTGTTGAGAAATTTGTTTCTAATAATACTTTTATTCGTTCGGACAACAGTAATCCATTATTTACCATTTCTGATTTGAAAAATGTATGGGTAATGGCAAATGTATATGAATCAAGTATACAAGATGTGCGTAAAGGAGATAAGGCTGAGGTAACTACACTTGCTTATCCAGATAGAGTATTTAATGGTACGATCAGTGAGGTAATGAATGTTTTGGATCCAAATAGTAAAGTGTTAAAGATTAAAATAGTATTACCTAATACCGACTATAAATTAAAACCACAAATGTTTACAACAGTAAGTGTGATTCAAAATGAGGGTGGTGAAGCATTAGCAATACCTTCCAAATCTTTGGTATTTGATAATAGCCAATATTATGTTTTGATTTATAAAGGGAAAAATGACATTAAAATAACACCCGTATCCGTGGGTACAACTGTAGGAGGTTATACTTATATCAAATCTGGAGTGCAACCAGGAGATGTAGTTATTGCGACACAAGCATTACTCTTATATCAGGAATTGAATGGATAA
- a CDS encoding TlpA disulfide reductase family protein yields MTVIKKDKLIKKMLFISAIGLCSNGLMAQSNSKLIKELDSTFKIQKPFDTLLIKKKIASIPLDKNELNWKAVTKYYYFLGENQKRDSLLKAELTKFPKGFIARDNSAQEIYKLNNVKSLDSAFQIFLKEYPYKKFQTGEEGDNITYDYLRNYIAEKHAKNGDNIIAEKYINELQESFWKANAYYGLTMIFKNKKENALAEKYAVKMVDSTLVYAQGLRGKSNASLFAASGLSSALTLAGTILAENGKYEQANKILAEGIPYVKEQSTGLKRLQADLYIKANKPEDAYNVYAQIIPSGKATKNDLDTFKSLYFKLNKGSESDYNQYLANVSSVLKDSIAKNIITEQAPNFTIKDLDGKEVSLSDYKGKTVVLDFWATWCGPCKASFPAMQMTIEKYKSNPNVQFLFIHTWESSKNPIEDVQNFLKDKNYTFHILFDLKDKKTGKNDVVSSYGVNGIPAKFVIDPKGNIRFKLKGFDGSNEAAVEELSTMIDLASK; encoded by the coding sequence ATGACGGTTATTAAAAAAGATAAGCTCATAAAAAAAATGCTTTTCATAAGTGCCATTGGACTATGTTCCAATGGTCTAATGGCTCAATCAAATTCTAAATTAATAAAAGAATTAGATTCAACTTTTAAAATACAGAAGCCATTTGATACGTTATTAATTAAGAAGAAAATTGCCTCTATTCCTTTGGACAAAAATGAACTTAATTGGAAAGCCGTTACTAAATATTATTATTTCTTAGGAGAGAATCAGAAAAGAGACTCTTTACTTAAAGCTGAGTTAACTAAATTTCCGAAAGGCTTTATTGCACGTGACAATAGTGCTCAAGAAATATATAAACTGAATAATGTCAAATCTCTAGATTCTGCATTTCAAATATTTTTAAAAGAATACCCTTATAAAAAGTTCCAAACAGGTGAAGAAGGCGATAATATTACGTATGACTATTTACGTAATTATATTGCTGAAAAACATGCAAAAAACGGAGATAATATAATAGCGGAAAAATATATAAATGAATTACAAGAAAGTTTCTGGAAAGCAAATGCATACTATGGACTTACTATGATATTCAAAAACAAAAAAGAAAACGCATTAGCCGAAAAGTATGCAGTTAAAATGGTCGATTCAACATTGGTCTATGCACAAGGATTAAGAGGCAAAAGTAATGCCTCCTTATTTGCAGCTTCAGGACTTAGTTCTGCCTTAACATTAGCGGGTACTATTTTAGCAGAAAATGGAAAATACGAGCAGGCTAATAAAATCTTAGCAGAAGGAATACCTTATGTAAAAGAGCAATCTACAGGACTTAAGCGACTCCAAGCAGACCTCTATATAAAAGCAAACAAACCTGAGGATGCATATAATGTATATGCCCAAATTATTCCATCAGGTAAAGCAACTAAAAATGACTTGGATACATTTAAATCCTTATATTTTAAATTAAACAAAGGGAGTGAAAGTGACTATAACCAATATCTTGCGAATGTTTCAAGTGTATTGAAAGATAGTATTGCTAAAAATATTATTACAGAACAAGCTCCAAATTTTACAATAAAAGATTTAGATGGTAAAGAAGTTAGTTTGAGTGACTATAAAGGGAAAACGGTTGTTTTAGATTTTTGGGCAACTTGGTGTGGTCCGTGTAAAGCATCCTTCCCTGCAATGCAAATGACAATTGAAAAATATAAGTCTAATCCTAATGTCCAATTTCTTTTTATTCATACTTGGGAATCTTCTAAAAATCCAATCGAAGATGTGCAGAATTTTTTAAAAGACAAAAATTATACATTTCATATTCTTTTTGATTTAAAGGATAAAAAGACAGGCAAAAACGATGTCGTGTCTAGTTATGGAGTCAATGGAATTCCTGCTAAGTTTGTAATAGATCCAAAAGGCAATATAAGATTCAAATTGAAAGGATTTGATGGTAGTAATGAAGCTGCCGTTGAAGAATTATCAACTATGATTGATTTAGCTAGTAAATAA
- a CDS encoding RagB/SusD family nutrient uptake outer membrane protein: protein MKNKLFIYITSIISIITFSCKKYVETDLSANLVSSDKVFLESGTANSAIEGLYSYYPSTYSIQYFTFLGGISSDEMDYTGTGADLMQFVQHSVSTTNSTNESYLWTYPYQVVGYINQAIDGLNASTALTDSLKNSLLGESKFLRAWYYFNLVNYFGKIPLILNSQALNNTSIGNSDSATVYKQIISDLTEAQSNLYATYPGTSTFRIRGNKWAATNLLAKVYLYQKDYASAITEASKVIESGTYSLSDVKNAFINTSKETIWQSSTVYGYSSIGTNYRSATNDTTVIPPTFVVDSSLVKSFDTSDLRYKNWIDFTKYNGIKYYRNYKYKLKSATAGNEYNVVMRLAETYLIRAEAKLFSNDISGALADINMIRNRAGLSDFSSNNAADIFNEIVIERKKELFGEFSNRWFDLKRWGLVNSVIGALDPNWKSTAAWMPIPYNQIILNSNLTQNDGY, encoded by the coding sequence ATGAAGAATAAATTATTTATATATATTACAAGTATTATTTCAATTATTACATTTAGTTGCAAAAAATATGTGGAAACAGATCTAAGTGCCAATCTAGTTTCCTCTGACAAGGTATTTTTGGAATCTGGCACAGCGAATAGTGCAATTGAGGGTTTATATTCCTATTATCCATCTACCTATAGCATACAATACTTCACCTTTTTAGGTGGAATTAGTAGTGATGAAATGGATTATACTGGTACTGGAGCAGATTTAATGCAGTTTGTCCAACATTCAGTAAGCACAACCAATAGTACTAATGAAAGTTATCTATGGACGTATCCTTATCAAGTAGTTGGATATATAAACCAGGCAATAGACGGTTTAAATGCATCTACAGCACTTACCGATTCATTAAAAAATTCCTTATTAGGTGAAAGTAAATTCTTACGAGCATGGTACTATTTCAACTTAGTTAACTACTTTGGAAAAATTCCGCTTATTCTCAATTCCCAAGCACTCAATAACACTTCAATTGGAAATTCAGATTCGGCTACAGTATATAAACAAATCATATCCGATCTAACAGAGGCTCAATCTAATCTTTATGCAACCTATCCAGGTACATCCACATTTAGGATTAGAGGTAATAAATGGGCAGCAACAAATCTATTAGCAAAAGTTTACTTATATCAAAAAGATTACGCCTCTGCAATAACAGAAGCTTCAAAGGTGATAGAATCAGGTACTTATAGTCTTTCAGATGTAAAAAATGCTTTTATCAATACAAGTAAAGAAACAATATGGCAATCTTCCACCGTATATGGTTATTCTTCTATAGGAACTAACTATCGAAGTGCAACGAATGACACAACAGTTATACCGCCAACATTTGTAGTTGATTCGTCTCTAGTAAAAAGTTTTGATACCTCTGATTTAAGATATAAAAATTGGATTGATTTCACAAAATACAATGGCATAAAGTATTATAGAAATTATAAATACAAGCTCAAATCTGCAACAGCAGGAAATGAATATAACGTAGTTATGCGTTTGGCCGAAACTTATTTAATCAGAGCAGAAGCCAAATTATTTAGTAATGATATTTCAGGTGCTTTGGCTGACATTAATATGATCAGAAATCGTGCAGGTTTGTCCGATTTTAGTAGTAACAACGCTGCAGACATTTTCAATGAAATAGTTATTGAAAGAAAAAAAGAACTATTTGGAGAGTTTAGCAATAGGTGGTTCGATTTAAAAAGATGGGGTTTAGTAAATTCCGTCATTGGAGCACTAGATCCTAATTGGAAATCGACAGCGGCTTGGATGCCAATTCCTTATAATCAAATTATTTTAAATTCAAATCTTACACAAAATGACGGTTATTAA
- a CDS encoding SusC/RagA family TonB-linked outer membrane protein, which translates to MKKRKIDHRRFQSKLGTRLRKVCLFTLFGTSSLFYIDQLHAQQVKVTQQQTTIDQLFTELKEQTGYSFLWDNTLLNGNKPIRIPQKNTTLNEILNEVLKNSGLEYKIKNKIVYITPISEGNSKTLVNLNQKQGFVLSGIVTDKNNRPLSSTSLVVPGTPYGAMTDTSGHFILNNVPKGATVIVSYLGYNEQSIVVNKTEDIHLTLQENNSQLDEAVVIGYGRTTKRLNTGAVSSITADIIEKQPVDNPLLAMQGRLPGVQITQDNGLPGAGVRINIRGANTTLSSGGTLPLYVIDGVPFTLFNGGTPASDNLNAYGSTGANGNISPFSLISPDDILRIDVLKDADATAIYGSRGANGVILITTKKGSVGRTTVNVNAFTGFGKVAHYIPMMNTQEYLAMRKEAYTNANLTPTATNAPDLTVWSQTQDTDWQKYFIGHTARNSNVSATVSGGDATNTFLFTTDYRDQGTVYGNDFNAKTFSNRLNAGHKSANGKFSIDASVSYTYMKTFLPNTDLSTIYNLAPNYPIYNVDSTLNWTSTNPLSYYKKTTSNSSNNLITNVNLSYKLLSNLTIKANMGYTKTQLKQTSLNPASSQNPQSSSVISTLNYADNSNENYIVEPQVEYTTHIKKGRLSALVGSTFQKNNTTGISLVGTGFASESMMNIIGNASTVRTSYNNISVYKYNAFFGRLNYDWEGKYLVNATFRRDGSSRFGSNHKFGNFGALGAAWIITQEKFMQNLTWLSFAKLRASYGLTGNDQIPEFLYTAKYQSAGSSYSYGGDATLIPSNFANPDLKWETMKKLDVGLELGFLHDRISFKTDYYRNRQSNILTYISIPSQIGTTSYMGNLNALVQNKGFEFELNTKNIIGRRFTWSTNINLTTTNNKLLNFKDYDKLFNRTAYIIGQPVNATQLYHYTGVNSQTGLPTYEDLNKDGSITYANDRYVAKYGKPYFGGITNTLTYDNFELDFTIQFVHRYGYTNPTLVTNYNPVGYSMTNQSTAELNRWTQDNTSAYYPMASASYNSAFSYLGSSDYNWGNTSFVKFKNVNISYNLPKSWVKKANISNLSVYIQGQNLYTWAKQKYVYDPETTVPGTGSGIGTGTYIALPQLRAIVFGINCSF; encoded by the coding sequence TTGAAAAAAAGAAAAATTGACCATCGACGTTTTCAGTCGAAGTTAGGCACGCGTCTCAGAAAAGTATGCCTATTCACTTTATTCGGTACTAGCAGTTTATTTTACATTGATCAGTTACACGCTCAACAAGTTAAAGTAACTCAACAGCAGACTACAATTGATCAATTATTTACGGAATTAAAGGAGCAAACAGGGTATTCCTTTCTTTGGGATAATACTTTATTAAATGGAAACAAGCCCATACGTATTCCTCAAAAAAATACAACTCTTAATGAGATTTTAAATGAAGTATTGAAGAATTCGGGGTTGGAATATAAAATTAAAAATAAGATTGTATACATCACCCCGATTTCAGAGGGAAATAGTAAAACGCTAGTCAATTTAAATCAAAAACAAGGATTCGTATTAAGCGGTATTGTTACAGATAAAAACAACCGCCCATTAAGTTCAACCTCTCTAGTCGTCCCAGGAACTCCCTATGGTGCAATGACAGATACTTCTGGACATTTTATTTTAAATAATGTACCCAAAGGTGCTACTGTTATAGTTAGCTATTTAGGTTATAATGAACAATCTATTGTCGTTAATAAAACAGAAGATATTCATCTAACCTTACAAGAAAACAATAGCCAATTAGATGAAGCAGTTGTAATTGGTTATGGAAGAACCACCAAACGTTTAAATACGGGAGCCGTCTCTTCCATAACTGCCGATATTATTGAAAAACAACCGGTAGATAATCCTTTACTTGCGATGCAAGGGAGATTACCTGGTGTGCAAATAACGCAAGATAATGGTTTACCTGGTGCAGGAGTAAGAATAAATATTAGAGGTGCCAATACCACATTATCTTCAGGAGGAACATTACCATTGTATGTAATAGACGGCGTTCCATTCACATTATTCAATGGAGGCACACCCGCCTCTGATAATTTGAATGCTTATGGATCAACAGGCGCCAATGGAAATATAAGCCCATTTAGTTTAATTTCTCCCGATGACATTTTACGCATAGACGTATTGAAAGATGCCGATGCAACTGCAATCTACGGCTCAAGAGGAGCCAATGGCGTAATCTTAATTACGACTAAAAAAGGAAGTGTAGGCAGAACAACGGTGAACGTAAATGCTTTCACAGGTTTCGGTAAAGTCGCACATTATATTCCCATGATGAATACGCAAGAATATCTTGCAATGCGTAAAGAAGCCTACACTAATGCCAATCTCACACCAACGGCGACTAACGCACCAGACCTTACCGTCTGGAGTCAAACTCAAGACACAGATTGGCAAAAATATTTTATAGGACATACTGCTAGAAATTCTAATGTAAGTGCTACCGTTTCTGGTGGTGATGCAACAAACACTTTCTTATTTACGACAGACTATCGTGATCAAGGCACAGTTTATGGCAATGATTTCAATGCCAAAACTTTTTCCAATAGATTAAATGCTGGACATAAAAGTGCTAATGGAAAATTTAGTATTGATGCATCTGTAAGTTATACTTATATGAAAACTTTTTTGCCTAATACCGACCTAAGTACAATTTATAATTTGGCGCCTAACTATCCTATCTATAATGTAGATAGCACACTAAATTGGACATCAACAAATCCGTTGTCTTATTACAAAAAAACGACATCAAACTCATCTAATAATTTGATTACAAATGTTAATCTTTCGTATAAGCTACTATCTAATTTAACGATAAAGGCAAATATGGGTTACACGAAAACGCAATTAAAACAAACATCCTTAAATCCAGCTAGTTCTCAAAATCCGCAAAGTTCGTCTGTAATAAGTACTTTAAATTATGCAGATAATTCTAATGAGAATTACATTGTAGAACCACAAGTAGAGTATACTACTCATATTAAAAAAGGTCGTTTATCAGCCCTTGTTGGTTCCACATTTCAGAAAAATAATACAACCGGAATCTCTTTAGTGGGTACAGGATTTGCATCTGAATCTATGATGAATATCATAGGTAATGCGTCAACAGTTAGGACTAGTTATAACAATATCTCAGTGTATAAATATAATGCATTCTTTGGCAGACTAAACTATGATTGGGAAGGTAAATATTTAGTTAATGCTACATTTCGAAGAGATGGCTCATCTAGATTTGGTAGCAACCACAAATTTGGAAACTTTGGAGCGTTAGGAGCAGCATGGATTATTACTCAAGAAAAATTTATGCAAAATCTTACCTGGTTGAGTTTTGCGAAATTAAGAGCTAGTTACGGACTAACCGGCAATGATCAAATTCCCGAATTCTTGTACACTGCAAAATACCAATCCGCTGGATCAAGCTATAGCTATGGAGGAGATGCAACATTAATCCCAAGTAATTTTGCCAATCCAGATTTAAAATGGGAAACCATGAAAAAACTAGATGTAGGTCTTGAATTGGGATTTTTGCATGATAGAATTAGTTTCAAAACTGATTATTACAGAAATCGCCAATCTAATATATTGACTTATATAAGCATCCCATCTCAAATTGGGACTACCTCTTATATGGGTAATCTGAATGCATTGGTTCAAAATAAAGGTTTCGAATTTGAATTAAATACTAAAAATATTATTGGTAGAAGATTTACTTGGTCAACTAATATAAACCTAACGACTACGAATAACAAACTTCTAAATTTTAAAGATTATGATAAATTATTCAATAGAACAGCCTATATAATCGGGCAACCAGTTAACGCAACACAATTGTATCACTATACAGGAGTAAATTCCCAAACAGGTTTACCAACTTATGAAGATTTGAATAAGGATGGCTCAATAACTTATGCGAATGATAGATATGTTGCTAAATATGGAAAACCATATTTTGGAGGAATTACGAATACACTTACGTATGACAATTTTGAATTAGACTTTACTATACAATTTGTACATCGATATGGATATACCAATCCTACGTTAGTAACCAATTACAATCCAGTTGGATATAGTATGACAAATCAATCAACTGCAGAATTAAATCGTTGGACACAAGATAATACAAGTGCTTATTATCCTATGGCGAGTGCTTCTTACAATAGTGCTTTTAGTTATTTAGGTTCATCAGATTATAACTGGGGAAATACTTCATTTGTTAAATTTAAAAATGTAAATATCTCCTATAATTTACCAAAATCATGGGTTAAGAAGGCTAACATTAGCAATCTTTCCGTTTATATACAAGGTCAAAATCTATATACATGGGCAAAACAAAAATATGTATATGATCCCGAAACTACAGTTCCTGGAACTGGATCTGGTATTGGAACTGGAACCTATATCGCCTTGCCTCAATTGAGAGCCATCGTATTTGGTATTAATTGTTCATTCTAA